In the genome of Neoarius graeffei isolate fNeoGra1 chromosome 27, fNeoGra1.pri, whole genome shotgun sequence, one region contains:
- the cdkn1ca gene encoding cyclin dependent kinase inhibitor 1Ca, producing the protein MANVDTETVWERHAARRTFPHLARTKVCRSLFGAVDHEELNCEMKRRLQELSERDQSRWNFNFEQDVPLPGNYEWEEIAVSTVPAFYQESVRNGKARAGNVRDTESGTECGCKHEEQTSAEAPSPSAELNQENRSGARNAREHGTAVCRRRKTSVPNNITHITDFFPRRKRSCDSKQTERTSQSSSSIPAEVTPRKRIR; encoded by the exons ATGGCTAACGTGGACACAGAGACCGTGTGGGAGAGACACGCCGCTCGGAGGACCTTTCCTCATCTCGCGCGCACGAAGGTGTGCCGCAGTCTGTTCGGAGCTGTAGATCATGAAGAGCTGAACTGCGAGATGAAGCGGAGACTGCAGGAActctcggagcgggaccagagccGCTGGAACTTTAACTTCGAGCAGGACGTGCCGTTGCCTGGAAATTACGAGTGGGAGGAAATAGCAGTCAGCACCGTGCCAGCTTTCTATCAGGAGTCGGTGCGCAACGGGAAAGCGCGCGCTGGGAACGTCAGAGACACCGAGTCCGGCACCGAGTGTGGATGTAAACATGAAGAACAGACTTCTGCTGAAGCTCCGAGTCCATCTGCAGAGCTGAACCAGGAGAACCGCTCCGGAGCGCGGAACGCCCGAGAACATGGCACCGCTGTGTGCCGGAGAAGGAAGACCTCTGTGCCAAATAACATTACGCACATTACAG aCTTCTTCCCCAGGAGAAAACGGAGCTGTGACTCGAAGCAGACAGAACGCACATCCCAGTCCAGCTCCTCCATCCCTGCTGAAGTTACTCCACGCAAAAGAATCAGATG A